One segment of Meriones unguiculatus strain TT.TT164.6M chromosome 3, Bangor_MerUng_6.1, whole genome shotgun sequence DNA contains the following:
- the Cracd gene encoding capping protein-inhibiting regulator of actin dynamics isoform X3 gives MKKAGSADGGSEEDFFLTSPMETATQQDTILSDAENRASDTPGSSSPLNLPEAGSEMEEKVVPVKPSRPKRHFPSAGTIESVNLDAIPLAIARLDNSAAKHKLSVKPKNQRVSRKHRWLAQDRPEAGSLESQSSLDQNGQPGEDKHVCHEEEPEPMESQEEKRLQEEYWRELEAKCKRQKAEAAEKRRLEEQRRQALERRLWEESLRHELLEEEEEEGEEADAQPGAGKAPPGEGRQAGLEEQRCAEQEPGDANDPARPEPAERRREQEEAERQEEKLRQRDAQRQEEERRQLEAEKQEEKLRQRETQRQEEELRQEDAQQKLEEELRQLEAERREEKLRQREAETQEEKPRQSEAGGGKSPREEEEAERMLREEEEAKRAGEPKGREKEAPEPRLEEGPPSPRGDCQAVPAGDADQQGRPQMDPGTREEAEKPESAGRRETAEEQRGEAEPAGPSGGADAEGAGAAQTDIPRPQEGPVGGLRAPEEDEEEGEDEAAASDGSRKGEELRWQEVEERQSTPRPYTFQVSSGSRQIVFPKVNLTPVTPAKDAGPAPAAQDPPAPRGALPAALSIPHTAILVTGAQLCGPAVNLSQIKDTACKSLLGLSEERRPADAPPGEPRAGGGRARPPPESPSGSSTALAEWACIRSRILKNAEGDPRGDREPARAGDEPAPRARCDSRGSGRRAPPGNAKFSITPAWQKFSDGGAETCRQGQDGEGGRKKPPGPAPSGETAPQPPPPAAAPEPQKSLDKQEASQEPPDATDGCKFAKDLPSFLVPGLPSPQRAASRTESTTTLDSETAGDVGEPDPATPGGEEKASPFGIKLRRTNYSLRFHCDQQAEQKKKKRHSSSGESADGGTPAALSAPGEREPEAVAPKHGPPLPQDRKPALSPRRDSVESHSGGHSVAVAQSGPPPAGSQTPAPEPDKAASKMPPMQKPALAPKPATQTPPSSPLSRLSRPHLVELLARRAGKLDSEPCETRKESQESSGNQPPSPSLPESPKRQPRDEEEVLEKKPASPPPPASQPERASLTPETGRKEKPVLQSRHSLDGSKLTEKVETAQPLWITLALQKQKGFREQQATREERKQAREAKQTEKISKETASVSPQPGSSRVSRPGSLHRSTAPSEEKKPETAVSRLQRREQLKKANTLPTSVTVEISDSAPPAPLVKEVTKRFSTPDAAPVSTEPAWLALAKRKAKAWSDCPQIIK, from the exons GTTGTTCCAGTTAAACCCTCCCGGCCCAAAAGGCACTTCCCTTCTGCTGGCACCATTGAAAGTGTCAACCTCGACGCCATCCCCCTGGCCATCGCCCGCCTGGACAACAGTGCCGCCAAGCACAAACTCTCTGTTAAGCCAAAAAACCAGAGGGTGTCAAGGAAGCACAGGTGGCTTGCCCAG GATCGACCGGAGGCGGGCAGCTTGGAGAGCCAGTCCTCCCTGGACCAGAACGGGCAGCCGGGAGAAGACAAGCACGTTTGCCACGAAGAGGAGCCAGAACCTATGgaatcccaggaggagaaaagaCTCCAGGAAGAGTACTGGCGGGAACTTGAAGCCAAGTGCAAACGGCAAAAAGCCGAAGCAGCCGAGAAGAGGCGCCTGGAAGAGCAGAGGCGGCAGGCGCTGGAGAGGAGGCTGTGGGAGGAGAGTCTCAGACACGagctgctggaggaggaggaggaggagggcgaAGAGGCAGACGCGCAGCCAGGGGCAGGGAAGGCGCCACCAGGGGAAGGGCGGCAGGCGGGTCTGGAGGAGCAGCGCTGCGCAGAGCAGGAGCCGGGAGATGCCAACGACCCCGCGCGCCCCGAGCCGGCCGAGCGCAGGCGTGAGCAGGAAGAGGCcgagaggcaggaggagaaactgaggcagagggatgcccagaggcaggaggaggagcggAGGCAGCTCGAGGccgagaagcaggaggagaaactgaggcagcgagagacccagaggcaggaggaggaactgaggcaggaggatgcccaGCAAAAGCTGGAAGAGGAACTAAGGCAACTCGAGGCCGAGAGGCgggaggagaaactgaggcagcgcGAGGCCGAGACGCAGGAGGAGAAGCCGAGGCAGAGCGAGGCAGGGGGAGGCAAGAGCCCtcgggaagaggaggaggcagagaggatgctgcgggaggaagaggaggccaaGCGCGCGGGAGAGCCGAAAGGGCGGGAAAAGGAGGCGCCGGAGCCGCGGCTGGAGGAAGGCCCGCCGAGCCCACGAGGAGATTGCCAGGCGGTGCCAGCGGGCGACGCCGACCAGCAGGGCCGCCCGCAGATGGACCCCGGGACGCGGGAGGAAGCAGAAAAGCCGGAGTCCGCGGGGCGGAGGGAGACGGCGGAGGAGCAGAGGGGAGAGGCCGAGCCCGCGGGGCCGAGCGGCGGCGCAGACGCGGAGGGGGCGGGGGCTGCGCAGACAGACATCCCCCGGCCGCAGGAGGGACCGGTGGGCGGGCTGCGGGCCccggaggaggacgaggaggagggggaggacgaAGCGGCCGCTTCCGACGGCAGCCGAAAGGGGGAGGAGCTCCGCTGGCAGGAGGTGGAGGAGCGGCAGAGCACGCCCCGGCCCTACACCTTCCAGGTGTCGTCGGGCAGCCGGCAGATCGTCTTCCCCAAGGTCAACCTGACCCCGGTGACTCCCGCCAAGGACGCCGGCCCGGCCCCGGCGGCTCAGGATCCGCCCGCGCCCCGCGGCGCCCTGCCAGCGGCGCTGAGCATCCCGCACACGGCCATCCTGGTCACCGGGGCGCAGCTGTGCGGCCCGGCGGTCAACCTGAGCCAGATCAAGGACACGGCCTGCAAGTCCCTCCTGGGCCTGTCGGAGGAGAGGCGGCCCGCGGACGCCCCCCCGGGGGAGCCCAGGGCCGGCGGGGGCAGGGCCAGGCCTCCCCCGGAGTCGCCGTCGGGCAGCTCGACGGCGCTGGCCGAGTGGGCGTGCATTCGCTCCCGGATCCTGAAGAACGCCGAGGGCGACCCCCGCGGCGACCGAGAGCCGGCCAGGGCCGGGGACGAGCCCGCCCCCCGAGCGCGCTGCGACTCCCGAGGGAGCGGGCGCAGGGCGCCGCCGGGCAACGCCAAGTTCTCCATCACGCCCGCCTGGCAGAAGTTCTCGGACGGCGGTGCGGAGACCTGCAGACAGGGCCAGGACGGTGAAGGCGGGAGGAAAAAGCCGCCAGGGCCGGCGCCCAGCGGGGAGACGGCACCCCAGCCTCCCCCGCCTGCAGCGGCTCCAGAGccacagaagagcctggacaagCAGGAGGCGAGCCAGGAACCCCCCGACGCCACCGACGGGTGCAAATTTGCCAAAGACCTTCCATCGTTCCTCGTCCCGGGCCTGCCCTCCCCGCAGAGAGCTGCGTCCCGCACGGAGTCCACGACCACTCTGGACAGCGAGACCGCGGGTGACGTAGGAGAGCCAGACCCCGCGACGCCGGGAGGTGAGGAAAAGGCCTCGCCCTTTGGAATAAAGCTGAGAAGGACCAACTACTCCTTGCGCTTCCACTGTGACCAGCAGGcagaacagaagaagaaaaagaggcacAGCAGCTCGGGAGAGAGCGCGGATGGGGGCACCCCCGCGGCCTTGAGCGCCCCCGGAGAGAGAGAGCCTGAAGCCGTGGCCCCCAAGCACGGCCCACCCCTTCCCCAGGACAGAAAGCCAGCCCTCAGCCCTCGGAGGGACTCCGTGGAAAGCCATTCTGGCGGTCACTCTGTTGCCGTCGCCCAGTCGGGGCCACCACCAGCCGGTAGCCAGACCCCAGCTCCGGAGCCCGACAAGGCGGCAAGCAAAATGCCACCGATGCAGAAGCCGGCCCTGGCTCCCAAGCCTGCCACCCAGACCCCACCTTCATCCCCGCTGTCCAGACTGAGCAGACCCCACTTAGTCGAGCTGCTGGCCAGGCGAGCTGGGAAGCTCGACTCGGAGCCCTGTGAGACCCGCAAGGAGAGCCAGGAGAGCAGTGGTAACCAGCCACCGTCGCCGTCGCTGCCAGAGTCGCCGAAGAGGCAGCCGAGGGATGAGGAGGAAGTGCTAGAGAAGAAGCCCGCTTCCCCGCctccgccagccagccagccagagagaGCCTCCCTAACTCCTGAAACAGGTAGAAAAG AGAAGCCTGTGCTTCAGAGCAGGCACTCTTTAGATGGCTCCAAATTAACGGAGAAGGTTGAAACTGCTCAGCCACTGTGGATAACATTGGCACTGCAAAAGCAAAAGGGATTTCGTGAGCAGCAGGCAACTCGAGAGGAGAGGAAGCAAGCCCGGGAggccaaacaaacagaaaagatctCCAAAGAAACG GCCAGCGTCAGCCCACAGCCCGGAAGCAGCCGAGTGAGCAGACCCGGTTCCCTGCACAGGTCCACCGCTCCATCAGAAGAGAAAAAGCCGGAAACTGCAGTGTCCAGGCTCCAGCGCAGAGAGCAGCTGAAAAAGGCCAACACCCTTCCCACATCTGTGacag TGGAGATCTCAGATTCTGCACCGCCAGCACCACTGGTTAAAGAGGTCACCAAGAGGTTCTCCACCCCAGACGCTGCCCCTGTGTCCACAGAACCTGCCTGGCTGGCTTTggccaaaagaaaagcaaaggccTGGAGCGACTGCCCACAAATTATTAAGTAA
- the Cracd gene encoding capping protein-inhibiting regulator of actin dynamics isoform X4, translating to MEEKVVPVKPSRPKRHFPSAGTIESVNLDAIPLAIARLDNSAAKHKLSVKPKNQRVSRKHRWLAQDRPEAGSLESQSSLDQNGQPGEDKHVCHEEEPEPMESQEEKRLQEEYWRELEAKCKRQKAEAAEKRRLEEQRRQALERRLWEESLRHELLEEEEEEGEEADAQPGAGKAPPGEGRQAGLEEQRCAEQEPGDANDPARPEPAERRREQEEAERQEEKLRQRDAQRQEEERRQLEAEKQEEKLRQRETQRQEEELRQEDAQQKLEEELRQLEAERREEKLRQREAETQEEKPRQSEAGGGKSPREEEEAERMLREEEEAKRAGEPKGREKEAPEPRLEEGPPSPRGDCQAVPAGDADQQGRPQMDPGTREEAEKPESAGRRETAEEQRGEAEPAGPSGGADAEGAGAAQTDIPRPQEGPVGGLRAPEEDEEEGEDEAAASDGSRKGEELRWQEVEERQSTPRPYTFQVSSGSRQIVFPKVNLTPVTPAKDAGPAPAAQDPPAPRGALPAALSIPHTAILVTGAQLCGPAVNLSQIKDTACKSLLGLSEERRPADAPPGEPRAGGGRARPPPESPSGSSTALAEWACIRSRILKNAEGDPRGDREPARAGDEPAPRARCDSRGSGRRAPPGNAKFSITPAWQKFSDGGAETCRQGQDGEGGRKKPPGPAPSGETAPQPPPPAAAPEPQKSLDKQEASQEPPDATDGCKFAKDLPSFLVPGLPSPQRAASRTESTTTLDSETAGDVGEPDPATPGGEEKASPFGIKLRRTNYSLRFHCDQQAEQKKKKRHSSSGESADGGTPAALSAPGEREPEAVAPKHGPPLPQDRKPALSPRRDSVESHSGGHSVAVAQSGPPPAGSQTPAPEPDKAASKMPPMQKPALAPKPATQTPPSSPLSRLSRPHLVELLARRAGKLDSEPCETRKESQESSGNQPPSPSLPESPKRQPRDEEEVLEKKPASPPPPASQPERASLTPETGRKEKPVLQSRHSLDGSKLTEKVETAQPLWITLALQKQKGFREQQATREERKQAREAKQTEKISKETASVSPQPGSSRVSRPGSLHRSTAPSEEKKPETAVSRLQRREQLKKANTLPTSVTVEISDSAPPAPLVKEVTKRFSTPDAAPVSTEPAWLALAKRKAKAWSDCPQIIK from the exons GTTGTTCCAGTTAAACCCTCCCGGCCCAAAAGGCACTTCCCTTCTGCTGGCACCATTGAAAGTGTCAACCTCGACGCCATCCCCCTGGCCATCGCCCGCCTGGACAACAGTGCCGCCAAGCACAAACTCTCTGTTAAGCCAAAAAACCAGAGGGTGTCAAGGAAGCACAGGTGGCTTGCCCAG GATCGACCGGAGGCGGGCAGCTTGGAGAGCCAGTCCTCCCTGGACCAGAACGGGCAGCCGGGAGAAGACAAGCACGTTTGCCACGAAGAGGAGCCAGAACCTATGgaatcccaggaggagaaaagaCTCCAGGAAGAGTACTGGCGGGAACTTGAAGCCAAGTGCAAACGGCAAAAAGCCGAAGCAGCCGAGAAGAGGCGCCTGGAAGAGCAGAGGCGGCAGGCGCTGGAGAGGAGGCTGTGGGAGGAGAGTCTCAGACACGagctgctggaggaggaggaggaggagggcgaAGAGGCAGACGCGCAGCCAGGGGCAGGGAAGGCGCCACCAGGGGAAGGGCGGCAGGCGGGTCTGGAGGAGCAGCGCTGCGCAGAGCAGGAGCCGGGAGATGCCAACGACCCCGCGCGCCCCGAGCCGGCCGAGCGCAGGCGTGAGCAGGAAGAGGCcgagaggcaggaggagaaactgaggcagagggatgcccagaggcaggaggaggagcggAGGCAGCTCGAGGccgagaagcaggaggagaaactgaggcagcgagagacccagaggcaggaggaggaactgaggcaggaggatgcccaGCAAAAGCTGGAAGAGGAACTAAGGCAACTCGAGGCCGAGAGGCgggaggagaaactgaggcagcgcGAGGCCGAGACGCAGGAGGAGAAGCCGAGGCAGAGCGAGGCAGGGGGAGGCAAGAGCCCtcgggaagaggaggaggcagagaggatgctgcgggaggaagaggaggccaaGCGCGCGGGAGAGCCGAAAGGGCGGGAAAAGGAGGCGCCGGAGCCGCGGCTGGAGGAAGGCCCGCCGAGCCCACGAGGAGATTGCCAGGCGGTGCCAGCGGGCGACGCCGACCAGCAGGGCCGCCCGCAGATGGACCCCGGGACGCGGGAGGAAGCAGAAAAGCCGGAGTCCGCGGGGCGGAGGGAGACGGCGGAGGAGCAGAGGGGAGAGGCCGAGCCCGCGGGGCCGAGCGGCGGCGCAGACGCGGAGGGGGCGGGGGCTGCGCAGACAGACATCCCCCGGCCGCAGGAGGGACCGGTGGGCGGGCTGCGGGCCccggaggaggacgaggaggagggggaggacgaAGCGGCCGCTTCCGACGGCAGCCGAAAGGGGGAGGAGCTCCGCTGGCAGGAGGTGGAGGAGCGGCAGAGCACGCCCCGGCCCTACACCTTCCAGGTGTCGTCGGGCAGCCGGCAGATCGTCTTCCCCAAGGTCAACCTGACCCCGGTGACTCCCGCCAAGGACGCCGGCCCGGCCCCGGCGGCTCAGGATCCGCCCGCGCCCCGCGGCGCCCTGCCAGCGGCGCTGAGCATCCCGCACACGGCCATCCTGGTCACCGGGGCGCAGCTGTGCGGCCCGGCGGTCAACCTGAGCCAGATCAAGGACACGGCCTGCAAGTCCCTCCTGGGCCTGTCGGAGGAGAGGCGGCCCGCGGACGCCCCCCCGGGGGAGCCCAGGGCCGGCGGGGGCAGGGCCAGGCCTCCCCCGGAGTCGCCGTCGGGCAGCTCGACGGCGCTGGCCGAGTGGGCGTGCATTCGCTCCCGGATCCTGAAGAACGCCGAGGGCGACCCCCGCGGCGACCGAGAGCCGGCCAGGGCCGGGGACGAGCCCGCCCCCCGAGCGCGCTGCGACTCCCGAGGGAGCGGGCGCAGGGCGCCGCCGGGCAACGCCAAGTTCTCCATCACGCCCGCCTGGCAGAAGTTCTCGGACGGCGGTGCGGAGACCTGCAGACAGGGCCAGGACGGTGAAGGCGGGAGGAAAAAGCCGCCAGGGCCGGCGCCCAGCGGGGAGACGGCACCCCAGCCTCCCCCGCCTGCAGCGGCTCCAGAGccacagaagagcctggacaagCAGGAGGCGAGCCAGGAACCCCCCGACGCCACCGACGGGTGCAAATTTGCCAAAGACCTTCCATCGTTCCTCGTCCCGGGCCTGCCCTCCCCGCAGAGAGCTGCGTCCCGCACGGAGTCCACGACCACTCTGGACAGCGAGACCGCGGGTGACGTAGGAGAGCCAGACCCCGCGACGCCGGGAGGTGAGGAAAAGGCCTCGCCCTTTGGAATAAAGCTGAGAAGGACCAACTACTCCTTGCGCTTCCACTGTGACCAGCAGGcagaacagaagaagaaaaagaggcacAGCAGCTCGGGAGAGAGCGCGGATGGGGGCACCCCCGCGGCCTTGAGCGCCCCCGGAGAGAGAGAGCCTGAAGCCGTGGCCCCCAAGCACGGCCCACCCCTTCCCCAGGACAGAAAGCCAGCCCTCAGCCCTCGGAGGGACTCCGTGGAAAGCCATTCTGGCGGTCACTCTGTTGCCGTCGCCCAGTCGGGGCCACCACCAGCCGGTAGCCAGACCCCAGCTCCGGAGCCCGACAAGGCGGCAAGCAAAATGCCACCGATGCAGAAGCCGGCCCTGGCTCCCAAGCCTGCCACCCAGACCCCACCTTCATCCCCGCTGTCCAGACTGAGCAGACCCCACTTAGTCGAGCTGCTGGCCAGGCGAGCTGGGAAGCTCGACTCGGAGCCCTGTGAGACCCGCAAGGAGAGCCAGGAGAGCAGTGGTAACCAGCCACCGTCGCCGTCGCTGCCAGAGTCGCCGAAGAGGCAGCCGAGGGATGAGGAGGAAGTGCTAGAGAAGAAGCCCGCTTCCCCGCctccgccagccagccagccagagagaGCCTCCCTAACTCCTGAAACAGGTAGAAAAG AGAAGCCTGTGCTTCAGAGCAGGCACTCTTTAGATGGCTCCAAATTAACGGAGAAGGTTGAAACTGCTCAGCCACTGTGGATAACATTGGCACTGCAAAAGCAAAAGGGATTTCGTGAGCAGCAGGCAACTCGAGAGGAGAGGAAGCAAGCCCGGGAggccaaacaaacagaaaagatctCCAAAGAAACG GCCAGCGTCAGCCCACAGCCCGGAAGCAGCCGAGTGAGCAGACCCGGTTCCCTGCACAGGTCCACCGCTCCATCAGAAGAGAAAAAGCCGGAAACTGCAGTGTCCAGGCTCCAGCGCAGAGAGCAGCTGAAAAAGGCCAACACCCTTCCCACATCTGTGacag TGGAGATCTCAGATTCTGCACCGCCAGCACCACTGGTTAAAGAGGTCACCAAGAGGTTCTCCACCCCAGACGCTGCCCCTGTGTCCACAGAACCTGCCTGGCTGGCTTTggccaaaagaaaagcaaaggccTGGAGCGACTGCCCACAAATTATTAAGTAA
- the Cracd gene encoding capping protein-inhibiting regulator of actin dynamics isoform X1, protein MGARAFSHDSIFIPDGGAESEQTVQAMSQDSILGKVKTLQRQLGKNIKFGQRRPSNSIPMKKAGSADGGSEEDFFLTSPMETATQQDTILSDAENRASDTPGSSSPLNLPEAGSEMEEKVVPVKPSRPKRHFPSAGTIESVNLDAIPLAIARLDNSAAKHKLSVKPKNQRVSRKHRWLAQDRPEAGSLESQSSLDQNGQPGEDKHVCHEEEPEPMESQEEKRLQEEYWRELEAKCKRQKAEAAEKRRLEEQRRQALERRLWEESLRHELLEEEEEEGEEADAQPGAGKAPPGEGRQAGLEEQRCAEQEPGDANDPARPEPAERRREQEEAERQEEKLRQRDAQRQEEERRQLEAEKQEEKLRQRETQRQEEELRQEDAQQKLEEELRQLEAERREEKLRQREAETQEEKPRQSEAGGGKSPREEEEAERMLREEEEAKRAGEPKGREKEAPEPRLEEGPPSPRGDCQAVPAGDADQQGRPQMDPGTREEAEKPESAGRRETAEEQRGEAEPAGPSGGADAEGAGAAQTDIPRPQEGPVGGLRAPEEDEEEGEDEAAASDGSRKGEELRWQEVEERQSTPRPYTFQVSSGSRQIVFPKVNLTPVTPAKDAGPAPAAQDPPAPRGALPAALSIPHTAILVTGAQLCGPAVNLSQIKDTACKSLLGLSEERRPADAPPGEPRAGGGRARPPPESPSGSSTALAEWACIRSRILKNAEGDPRGDREPARAGDEPAPRARCDSRGSGRRAPPGNAKFSITPAWQKFSDGGAETCRQGQDGEGGRKKPPGPAPSGETAPQPPPPAAAPEPQKSLDKQEASQEPPDATDGCKFAKDLPSFLVPGLPSPQRAASRTESTTTLDSETAGDVGEPDPATPGGEEKASPFGIKLRRTNYSLRFHCDQQAEQKKKKRHSSSGESADGGTPAALSAPGEREPEAVAPKHGPPLPQDRKPALSPRRDSVESHSGGHSVAVAQSGPPPAGSQTPAPEPDKAASKMPPMQKPALAPKPATQTPPSSPLSRLSRPHLVELLARRAGKLDSEPCETRKESQESSGNQPPSPSLPESPKRQPRDEEEVLEKKPASPPPPASQPERASLTPETGRKEKPVLQSRHSLDGSKLTEKVETAQPLWITLALQKQKGFREQQATREERKQAREAKQTEKISKETASVSPQPGSSRVSRPGSLHRSTAPSEEKKPETAVSRLQRREQLKKANTLPTSVTVEISDSAPPAPLVKEVTKRFSTPDAAPVSTEPAWLALAKRKAKAWSDCPQIIK, encoded by the exons GTTGTTCCAGTTAAACCCTCCCGGCCCAAAAGGCACTTCCCTTCTGCTGGCACCATTGAAAGTGTCAACCTCGACGCCATCCCCCTGGCCATCGCCCGCCTGGACAACAGTGCCGCCAAGCACAAACTCTCTGTTAAGCCAAAAAACCAGAGGGTGTCAAGGAAGCACAGGTGGCTTGCCCAG GATCGACCGGAGGCGGGCAGCTTGGAGAGCCAGTCCTCCCTGGACCAGAACGGGCAGCCGGGAGAAGACAAGCACGTTTGCCACGAAGAGGAGCCAGAACCTATGgaatcccaggaggagaaaagaCTCCAGGAAGAGTACTGGCGGGAACTTGAAGCCAAGTGCAAACGGCAAAAAGCCGAAGCAGCCGAGAAGAGGCGCCTGGAAGAGCAGAGGCGGCAGGCGCTGGAGAGGAGGCTGTGGGAGGAGAGTCTCAGACACGagctgctggaggaggaggaggaggagggcgaAGAGGCAGACGCGCAGCCAGGGGCAGGGAAGGCGCCACCAGGGGAAGGGCGGCAGGCGGGTCTGGAGGAGCAGCGCTGCGCAGAGCAGGAGCCGGGAGATGCCAACGACCCCGCGCGCCCCGAGCCGGCCGAGCGCAGGCGTGAGCAGGAAGAGGCcgagaggcaggaggagaaactgaggcagagggatgcccagaggcaggaggaggagcggAGGCAGCTCGAGGccgagaagcaggaggagaaactgaggcagcgagagacccagaggcaggaggaggaactgaggcaggaggatgcccaGCAAAAGCTGGAAGAGGAACTAAGGCAACTCGAGGCCGAGAGGCgggaggagaaactgaggcagcgcGAGGCCGAGACGCAGGAGGAGAAGCCGAGGCAGAGCGAGGCAGGGGGAGGCAAGAGCCCtcgggaagaggaggaggcagagaggatgctgcgggaggaagaggaggccaaGCGCGCGGGAGAGCCGAAAGGGCGGGAAAAGGAGGCGCCGGAGCCGCGGCTGGAGGAAGGCCCGCCGAGCCCACGAGGAGATTGCCAGGCGGTGCCAGCGGGCGACGCCGACCAGCAGGGCCGCCCGCAGATGGACCCCGGGACGCGGGAGGAAGCAGAAAAGCCGGAGTCCGCGGGGCGGAGGGAGACGGCGGAGGAGCAGAGGGGAGAGGCCGAGCCCGCGGGGCCGAGCGGCGGCGCAGACGCGGAGGGGGCGGGGGCTGCGCAGACAGACATCCCCCGGCCGCAGGAGGGACCGGTGGGCGGGCTGCGGGCCccggaggaggacgaggaggagggggaggacgaAGCGGCCGCTTCCGACGGCAGCCGAAAGGGGGAGGAGCTCCGCTGGCAGGAGGTGGAGGAGCGGCAGAGCACGCCCCGGCCCTACACCTTCCAGGTGTCGTCGGGCAGCCGGCAGATCGTCTTCCCCAAGGTCAACCTGACCCCGGTGACTCCCGCCAAGGACGCCGGCCCGGCCCCGGCGGCTCAGGATCCGCCCGCGCCCCGCGGCGCCCTGCCAGCGGCGCTGAGCATCCCGCACACGGCCATCCTGGTCACCGGGGCGCAGCTGTGCGGCCCGGCGGTCAACCTGAGCCAGATCAAGGACACGGCCTGCAAGTCCCTCCTGGGCCTGTCGGAGGAGAGGCGGCCCGCGGACGCCCCCCCGGGGGAGCCCAGGGCCGGCGGGGGCAGGGCCAGGCCTCCCCCGGAGTCGCCGTCGGGCAGCTCGACGGCGCTGGCCGAGTGGGCGTGCATTCGCTCCCGGATCCTGAAGAACGCCGAGGGCGACCCCCGCGGCGACCGAGAGCCGGCCAGGGCCGGGGACGAGCCCGCCCCCCGAGCGCGCTGCGACTCCCGAGGGAGCGGGCGCAGGGCGCCGCCGGGCAACGCCAAGTTCTCCATCACGCCCGCCTGGCAGAAGTTCTCGGACGGCGGTGCGGAGACCTGCAGACAGGGCCAGGACGGTGAAGGCGGGAGGAAAAAGCCGCCAGGGCCGGCGCCCAGCGGGGAGACGGCACCCCAGCCTCCCCCGCCTGCAGCGGCTCCAGAGccacagaagagcctggacaagCAGGAGGCGAGCCAGGAACCCCCCGACGCCACCGACGGGTGCAAATTTGCCAAAGACCTTCCATCGTTCCTCGTCCCGGGCCTGCCCTCCCCGCAGAGAGCTGCGTCCCGCACGGAGTCCACGACCACTCTGGACAGCGAGACCGCGGGTGACGTAGGAGAGCCAGACCCCGCGACGCCGGGAGGTGAGGAAAAGGCCTCGCCCTTTGGAATAAAGCTGAGAAGGACCAACTACTCCTTGCGCTTCCACTGTGACCAGCAGGcagaacagaagaagaaaaagaggcacAGCAGCTCGGGAGAGAGCGCGGATGGGGGCACCCCCGCGGCCTTGAGCGCCCCCGGAGAGAGAGAGCCTGAAGCCGTGGCCCCCAAGCACGGCCCACCCCTTCCCCAGGACAGAAAGCCAGCCCTCAGCCCTCGGAGGGACTCCGTGGAAAGCCATTCTGGCGGTCACTCTGTTGCCGTCGCCCAGTCGGGGCCACCACCAGCCGGTAGCCAGACCCCAGCTCCGGAGCCCGACAAGGCGGCAAGCAAAATGCCACCGATGCAGAAGCCGGCCCTGGCTCCCAAGCCTGCCACCCAGACCCCACCTTCATCCCCGCTGTCCAGACTGAGCAGACCCCACTTAGTCGAGCTGCTGGCCAGGCGAGCTGGGAAGCTCGACTCGGAGCCCTGTGAGACCCGCAAGGAGAGCCAGGAGAGCAGTGGTAACCAGCCACCGTCGCCGTCGCTGCCAGAGTCGCCGAAGAGGCAGCCGAGGGATGAGGAGGAAGTGCTAGAGAAGAAGCCCGCTTCCCCGCctccgccagccagccagccagagagaGCCTCCCTAACTCCTGAAACAGGTAGAAAAG AGAAGCCTGTGCTTCAGAGCAGGCACTCTTTAGATGGCTCCAAATTAACGGAGAAGGTTGAAACTGCTCAGCCACTGTGGATAACATTGGCACTGCAAAAGCAAAAGGGATTTCGTGAGCAGCAGGCAACTCGAGAGGAGAGGAAGCAAGCCCGGGAggccaaacaaacagaaaagatctCCAAAGAAACG GCCAGCGTCAGCCCACAGCCCGGAAGCAGCCGAGTGAGCAGACCCGGTTCCCTGCACAGGTCCACCGCTCCATCAGAAGAGAAAAAGCCGGAAACTGCAGTGTCCAGGCTCCAGCGCAGAGAGCAGCTGAAAAAGGCCAACACCCTTCCCACATCTGTGacag TGGAGATCTCAGATTCTGCACCGCCAGCACCACTGGTTAAAGAGGTCACCAAGAGGTTCTCCACCCCAGACGCTGCCCCTGTGTCCACAGAACCTGCCTGGCTGGCTTTggccaaaagaaaagcaaaggccTGGAGCGACTGCCCACAAATTATTAAGTAA